The proteins below are encoded in one region of Fibrella aestuarina BUZ 2:
- a CDS encoding efflux RND transporter permease subunit, giving the protein MFAEIFINRPVTAIVASIIIVALGVLALLSLPVGQYPDITPPVVQVTSNYTGADAQTVEQTVATPIETQVNGTPGMSYVQTNATNDGRMTMNVTFDVGTDVNIAALDVQNRVGIATPQLPEEVTRLGVTVRKRNPSLFMLVAIFSPKGTHNVSFLDNYTNVYIRDALLRVKGVGDIFSRADDFSMRIWLKPDRLAQLGMTADDVTAALQEQNLQVAGGSVGGPPQPSSQAFEYTVFTNSRISKETEFENIVVRSDPARGSLVYLKDVARVQLGKFSYASNSFVDGKRAAYLLVYQLPGSNALSTAQGVYAAMDQLKKTFPKDIDYVVPFESVSVIQVSISEVVQTLLEALVLVILVVFLFLQSWRATLITLLAIPVSIIGTFALFVPLGFTINTLTLFAFVLAIGIVVDDAIVVVEAVQANIDEKGLSPRDATREAMREISAPVIAIALILAAVFVPVGFIPGIVGRLYQQFAITIAVSVLISAFVALSLTPALCTLLLREQHIDENAKGLNKFFYKFNQWFGRVTNSYSNGVQRLIKATPLVLVGLAVVYVGTVLMFRAKPTGFIPTEDEGRLIVTYEIPEAASTARSLAVLNRVMDTLRRQSYVNHFAALGGLNAITFASKSNSGTVFMSLKPWEERKERGLQADSLVVKLQRALSSINDARVQVVQPPAIPGLGQSSGFTFEIQQRETNDDVRAFDGVVQNFLAEANKRPEIGRAFTYFTAKSPAYRVDVDRDKCKKLGLSVSNVYRTIQTYLGSQYINDFIIYGRKFRVVAQADTMYRSDLKALNQFYVRNSNNQLIPISNVITTSVIENAPLISHFNLFRSVELNGAAKPGFSSSQANDALREVADKVLPAGYSYDFSGLSREEINAGSSSVYIFLLSVGFVFLFLAALYESWSVPFSVLLSVPLGALGAIIALLLFPYLSNNVYAQIGLITLIGLAAKNAILIVEFAKERVDKGEDLLESTIEAVRLRLRPILMTSLAFILGVIPLALATGAGGVARATIGRTVLGGMLAATSLAIFVVPVLYVGITRLAYGKKGLEALKKNAQKDKPDDASQAPEAGQPQQA; this is encoded by the coding sequence ATGTTTGCAGAAATATTCATTAATCGCCCGGTCACGGCCATTGTTGCGTCGATCATTATTGTTGCTCTTGGCGTGCTGGCGCTGCTTAGCCTGCCCGTTGGCCAATACCCCGACATCACGCCGCCCGTGGTGCAGGTAACCAGTAACTACACCGGTGCCGATGCCCAGACGGTGGAGCAAACCGTGGCCACGCCCATCGAGACACAGGTAAACGGAACGCCGGGCATGAGCTACGTGCAGACCAACGCCACCAACGATGGCCGCATGACCATGAACGTGACCTTCGACGTGGGCACCGACGTGAACATTGCCGCCCTCGACGTGCAAAACCGGGTTGGCATTGCTACCCCCCAATTGCCCGAAGAAGTAACACGCCTGGGCGTGACGGTGCGGAAACGGAACCCGTCGCTGTTCATGCTGGTCGCTATTTTTTCGCCTAAAGGCACGCACAACGTGTCGTTCCTCGACAACTACACCAACGTCTACATCCGCGACGCCCTGCTGCGGGTGAAGGGCGTAGGCGACATCTTCAGCCGGGCCGATGATTTCAGCATGCGTATCTGGCTCAAGCCCGACCGGCTGGCTCAGCTCGGGATGACCGCCGACGACGTAACGGCTGCCCTTCAGGAGCAAAACCTGCAAGTAGCCGGTGGGTCGGTTGGGGGACCGCCGCAGCCATCGTCGCAAGCATTTGAGTATACTGTCTTCACCAACAGCCGGATCAGCAAGGAAACCGAGTTCGAAAACATCGTCGTGCGGTCCGATCCGGCGCGGGGATCGCTGGTGTACCTGAAAGACGTGGCGCGGGTGCAGTTGGGCAAGTTTTCGTACGCCAGCAACTCATTCGTCGATGGCAAACGGGCGGCCTATCTGCTGGTGTATCAGTTACCCGGCAGCAACGCCCTATCAACGGCGCAGGGTGTGTACGCGGCGATGGATCAGTTGAAGAAAACCTTCCCGAAAGACATCGATTACGTGGTGCCGTTTGAGTCGGTATCGGTGATTCAGGTGTCGATTTCGGAGGTGGTGCAAACGCTGCTCGAAGCCCTTGTACTGGTGATTCTGGTGGTATTCCTGTTCCTGCAAAGCTGGCGGGCCACACTCATTACGCTCCTGGCTATCCCTGTGTCGATCATCGGTACGTTCGCGCTGTTTGTGCCGTTGGGCTTCACCATCAACACGCTGACGCTCTTTGCCTTCGTGCTTGCCATCGGGATCGTGGTCGATGACGCCATTGTGGTGGTGGAAGCCGTGCAGGCCAATATCGACGAAAAAGGCCTCTCGCCCAGAGACGCCACGCGCGAAGCCATGCGCGAAATTTCGGCTCCGGTTATTGCTATCGCCCTCATTCTGGCGGCGGTGTTCGTGCCGGTTGGGTTCATTCCTGGCATCGTGGGGCGGTTGTATCAGCAGTTTGCCATCACCATCGCCGTGTCGGTGCTGATCTCGGCCTTCGTGGCCCTGTCGCTGACGCCCGCCCTTTGCACGCTGCTTCTGCGCGAACAGCATATCGACGAAAACGCGAAAGGGCTGAACAAGTTCTTCTACAAATTCAACCAGTGGTTCGGCCGGGTAACCAACTCCTATTCCAACGGCGTGCAACGGCTGATCAAAGCTACGCCGCTTGTGCTGGTTGGGCTGGCGGTTGTCTACGTCGGTACGGTGCTGATGTTCCGGGCCAAACCAACAGGCTTTATTCCGACGGAAGACGAAGGGCGGCTTATCGTCACCTATGAAATCCCCGAAGCGGCCTCGACCGCCCGAAGTCTGGCCGTACTGAACCGGGTGATGGATACGCTGCGGCGGCAATCATACGTCAATCACTTTGCCGCCTTGGGTGGCTTGAACGCTATCACGTTCGCCTCGAAATCAAACAGCGGCACGGTGTTTATGTCGCTGAAACCGTGGGAAGAACGCAAGGAGCGCGGCTTACAGGCCGATTCGCTGGTGGTGAAACTGCAACGGGCCTTGAGCTCGATCAACGATGCCCGCGTGCAGGTAGTGCAGCCCCCGGCCATTCCCGGTCTGGGGCAAAGCTCAGGGTTTACCTTCGAGATTCAGCAGCGCGAAACCAACGACGACGTGCGGGCCTTCGACGGGGTGGTGCAGAACTTCCTGGCCGAAGCCAACAAGCGTCCCGAGATTGGCCGGGCCTTCACCTACTTCACCGCCAAATCGCCGGCCTACCGCGTCGATGTGGATCGCGACAAGTGTAAGAAGCTGGGCTTGTCGGTGAGCAACGTGTACCGCACTATCCAGACGTACCTGGGTAGCCAATACATCAACGACTTCATCATCTACGGGCGTAAGTTCCGGGTGGTGGCGCAAGCCGACACCATGTACCGCTCCGACCTGAAGGCGCTCAATCAGTTCTACGTGCGGAACAGCAACAACCAGCTTATCCCGATCAGCAACGTCATCACCACCAGCGTGATCGAAAACGCGCCGCTCATTTCGCACTTCAACCTGTTCCGGTCAGTCGAACTGAACGGCGCCGCCAAGCCGGGCTTCAGTAGTAGTCAGGCCAACGACGCCCTGCGTGAAGTGGCGGATAAAGTGCTGCCAGCCGGCTACTCCTACGATTTTTCGGGTCTGAGCCGGGAGGAGATCAACGCGGGTAGTAGTTCGGTCTATATCTTCCTGCTCAGCGTTGGGTTTGTCTTCCTATTTCTGGCGGCGCTCTACGAAAGCTGGTCGGTACCCTTCTCGGTACTACTGTCGGTGCCACTCGGTGCCTTGGGAGCCATCATCGCGCTACTGCTTTTCCCCTATCTGAGCAACAACGTCTATGCGCAGATTGGTCTGATTACGCTGATCGGTCTCGCCGCGAAGAACGCCATTCTGATCGTTGAATTCGCCAAAGAACGCGTCGACAAAGGCGAAGATTTGCTCGAATCGACCATCGAAGCCGTTCGGCTGCGGTTACGGCCCATCCTGATGACCTCGCTGGCCTTTATCCTGGGCGTTATTCCGCTCGCACTTGCCACCGGAGCAGGTGGCGTAGCCCGCGCCACCATCGGTCGCACGGTATTGGGCGGGATGCTCGCCGCGACGTCGCTCGCCATCTTCGTTGTGCCCGTCCTCTACGTCGGCATTACCCGACTGGCCTACGGCAAAAAAGGACTGGAAGCTCTGAAGAAGAATGCCCAAAAAGACAAACCCGACGACGCCAGCCAGGCCCCGGAAGCGGGTCAGCCGCAGCAGGCTTAG
- a CDS encoding Fic family protein, with product MHYPLALVKPSFDDPLTDLIIDLDHLRRKTLGGTTYPSVFFQLKHLFHILESIGSARIEGNNTTVAEYVEETLNDTSLSHMPSVIEIRNLEEAMTFIDSFIHERPFDRHFIRELHQLVVKDLKAPPQGEGDQTPGQFRNHMVRIEKANHTPPDPLLITDYVDELMTFINQKDSPKYDLLKIALAHHRFMWIHPFGNGNGRTGRLFTYAMLVRSGFNVGVGRILNPTAVFCNDRNAYYHFLSEADTGEAEGLLRWCDYVLRGLRDEIEKIDRLLDYSYLKAEILVPALKDALELKYITQIDYRVLIKIVNSPNQQIQAADVAEFFPGKQAAELSRQLRYLREKKLIQSDEVAKRKYTIRFDNNYLLRSVMKMLGSKGFLPIRD from the coding sequence ATGCACTATCCATTAGCGCTGGTTAAGCCCTCCTTTGACGACCCACTGACAGACTTAATTATCGACCTTGACCATCTGCGACGGAAAACGTTGGGCGGCACGACTTATCCGTCGGTATTCTTTCAGTTAAAGCACCTTTTTCACATACTTGAAAGTATCGGTTCGGCTCGGATAGAAGGCAACAATACAACCGTAGCTGAGTACGTCGAAGAAACGCTGAACGACACGTCGCTTAGCCACATGCCCAGTGTCATAGAAATACGGAACCTGGAAGAGGCTATGACCTTTATTGATTCATTCATCCATGAGCGTCCGTTCGACCGGCATTTTATCCGGGAGCTTCATCAACTTGTGGTGAAAGACCTGAAAGCGCCACCACAGGGAGAAGGTGACCAAACACCAGGGCAATTCAGAAACCACATGGTTCGTATCGAAAAAGCTAATCATACGCCACCCGATCCGTTGCTGATTACCGATTATGTTGATGAGTTAATGACATTCATTAATCAAAAAGATTCACCCAAATATGATTTGCTGAAAATCGCACTGGCTCATCACCGGTTTATGTGGATTCACCCGTTCGGGAATGGAAATGGACGAACAGGGCGACTTTTTACCTACGCCATGTTAGTGCGTAGTGGTTTTAACGTAGGGGTCGGCCGAATACTCAATCCAACTGCCGTTTTCTGTAACGACCGCAACGCATACTACCATTTCTTATCAGAAGCCGATACAGGCGAAGCCGAAGGACTGCTACGCTGGTGCGACTATGTACTTCGTGGCCTGCGGGACGAAATTGAGAAAATAGATCGGCTGTTGGACTATAGTTATCTCAAGGCTGAAATTTTGGTGCCAGCGCTGAAAGATGCGTTGGAACTGAAATACATAACGCAAATCGACTACAGAGTTTTGATCAAAATTGTCAATTCACCTAATCAGCAGATTCAGGCTGCTGATGTTGCGGAGTTTTTTCCAGGCAAACAAGCTGCTGAGTTATCCAGACAACTGAGGTATTTACGCGAGAAGAAACTCATCCAATCGGATGAAGTTGCCAAGCGTAAATACACTATTCGTTTTGACAATAACTATTTACTCCGTAGTGTGATGAAAATGCTGGGCAGCAAAGGTTTTTTACCAATCCGTGACTAA
- a CDS encoding ABC transporter permease/M1 family aminopeptidase: MFASIFTFEIRYWLRQPMVWIFMLVNITMFAWAAASDDLTIGGSFGNIYKNAPFVIQNQYGVWTIFALLMTTAFVQNAALRDFTYNSHQLVFSSPIRKIDYLAGRFFGSFCVALIPFLGISIGILLGTLIGKMTGATDADRYGPVVWSAHLNAFLTFAVGNTFISGTFIFMLAALSRSTVVAFVGAVLLLVAQAVAGNLLRDLDNEKLVAYFDALGFGPFGLVTKYWTVADKNTRSVSLLNGDMGINRLIWFGVGLLWLAITYSRFSFAERTAKPTRMGWFGRRKKAARPTDDLPADAAGVGVFGAVNPLPPVRVQTSAGVQWAQAWRIARTDFWGISKGVAFLVILLAGLLNMGFSLRFADQSYGLYSYPVTYQVIQTIQGTMGIFLFAIIIFYSGDLIWKERDADLAQIYDSMPHRNWSVFVGKLLAMTGVVFVVQLLCIVAGLLAQTLKGYTAYDLRQYIVEMGVISMLRLIPIIVLSMLIHTLVNNKYVAFFAVVVILIMNAYIWSPLDVQSNLVQFNASPDYTYSDMNGWGPYVAAIAWFRAYWLLFTVLLGVVAVLFWVRGKDTTWRSRWQQARQASAGLNARVALGTLVAWLAVGGFLFYNTQVLNPYVTSKVQEKRQVAYEKTYKKFENRPQPRITDVAYTIDLYPAERELAVQGRYQLTNHTNVPIDSLHIVLPNRMTYALTLPGAQRVLNDSVHQYQIYRLARPLAPGDSIQLSWTVQHRAKGIENEIAFVQQVNQNGSFFNNADVSPQIGYQKEGEISGKNDRKEYDLPERARMLKLQRTCTDACMNTYIGGNADWVNVKTTISTSPDQIAVAPGSLRKEWTGSDKQGRPRRYFSYALDHPSLNFYSFISAQFEVDRTKWNGIDVEVYYDKKHAYNVRNMSESIKQSLAYYTEHFGPYRHKQARIIEFPRYASFAQAFPGTMPYSESIGFIAKIDPETDIDMVKYVVAHEMGHQWWAHQVIGAEMQGATLLSETMAQYSALMVMQKAYGRDRMKRFLGYESDNYLQARGSESEKEVPLETVENQGYIHYRKGSLVMFNLKEFIGETAVNTALRDLVNTYAYRLPPYPTSYALVDRLRTQTPDSLQSTIRDLFEQITIYDNRATTATAKKRNDGQYDVTVTVQTAKLRADSLGRETPLPLNDLIDVGVYGKPADGKKIGKLLAIRRTRMKKPSGTFTFTVKEPPYEAGVDPLSYLADRIPTDNLKKVQ; this comes from the coding sequence ATGTTCGCCTCTATTTTTACCTTCGAAATCCGGTATTGGCTGCGGCAGCCGATGGTCTGGATCTTTATGCTCGTCAACATCACGATGTTTGCTTGGGCGGCCGCTTCCGACGACCTGACCATTGGCGGGTCGTTTGGCAATATCTACAAGAATGCGCCCTTCGTCATTCAGAATCAGTACGGCGTCTGGACGATTTTCGCCCTGCTGATGACGACGGCTTTCGTGCAAAACGCCGCCCTTCGCGATTTCACTTACAACAGCCATCAACTCGTCTTCTCGTCGCCCATTCGCAAGATCGACTACCTCGCCGGGCGGTTTTTTGGGTCGTTCTGCGTGGCGCTGATTCCGTTCCTTGGCATTTCCATCGGTATCCTGCTGGGTACGTTGATCGGAAAAATGACGGGCGCCACCGACGCCGACCGCTACGGGCCGGTAGTCTGGTCGGCCCACCTGAACGCCTTTCTGACGTTTGCCGTGGGCAACACCTTCATTTCAGGTACGTTCATCTTCATGCTTGCCGCGCTGAGCCGCTCTACGGTCGTGGCCTTCGTCGGGGCCGTGCTCTTGCTGGTGGCGCAGGCTGTGGCGGGGAATCTGTTGCGGGATCTCGACAACGAGAAGCTGGTCGCCTACTTCGACGCGCTGGGCTTCGGACCCTTCGGCTTGGTTACCAAATACTGGACCGTGGCTGATAAAAATACGCGCTCGGTAAGCCTGCTCAATGGCGATATGGGCATCAACCGGCTCATCTGGTTTGGCGTGGGATTACTTTGGCTGGCGATCACGTACAGCCGCTTTTCGTTTGCCGAACGAACCGCCAAACCAACGCGCATGGGCTGGTTTGGCCGCCGGAAGAAAGCCGCCCGACCGACCGATGACCTGCCTGCCGATGCGGCGGGCGTGGGCGTATTTGGGGCAGTTAACCCCCTGCCGCCGGTACGTGTACAGACCAGCGCGGGCGTGCAGTGGGCGCAGGCGTGGCGCATCGCCCGCACCGACTTCTGGGGAATCAGCAAAGGCGTGGCGTTTCTGGTGATTCTGCTGGCGGGCCTGCTCAACATGGGCTTTTCGCTGCGTTTCGCCGATCAGTCCTACGGGCTGTATTCCTACCCGGTCACGTATCAGGTCATCCAGACCATTCAGGGCACGATGGGTATCTTCCTGTTTGCCATCATTATTTTTTACTCCGGCGACCTGATTTGGAAAGAACGCGACGCCGATCTGGCCCAGATTTACGACTCCATGCCCCACCGCAACTGGAGCGTGTTTGTGGGCAAACTGCTGGCGATGACCGGGGTCGTGTTTGTGGTGCAGTTGCTATGTATCGTAGCCGGGTTGCTGGCCCAGACGCTAAAAGGCTACACAGCCTACGACCTTCGACAATACATCGTGGAGATGGGCGTCATCAGCATGCTCCGGCTAATCCCGATCATCGTGCTATCGATGCTGATCCACACGCTGGTCAACAACAAGTACGTCGCCTTTTTTGCGGTGGTGGTCATCCTGATCATGAACGCCTATATCTGGAGTCCGCTCGACGTGCAAAGCAATCTGGTGCAATTCAACGCCAGCCCCGACTATACCTACTCCGACATGAACGGCTGGGGTCCCTACGTCGCCGCTATTGCGTGGTTCCGGGCTTATTGGCTGCTGTTTACGGTCCTGTTGGGCGTGGTGGCGGTGTTGTTCTGGGTACGTGGTAAAGACACCACCTGGCGGTCACGCTGGCAGCAAGCCAGGCAGGCCTCCGCGGGGCTAAATGCCCGCGTGGCGCTGGGTACGTTGGTGGCCTGGCTGGCCGTGGGCGGGTTTCTATTCTACAACACGCAGGTGCTGAACCCCTACGTGACGAGCAAAGTGCAGGAGAAACGGCAGGTTGCCTACGAAAAAACCTATAAGAAGTTTGAGAACCGGCCACAGCCCCGCATCACCGACGTAGCCTACACCATCGACCTCTACCCGGCGGAGCGTGAACTGGCTGTGCAGGGCCGTTACCAGCTTACCAACCATACCAACGTACCCATCGACTCGCTGCATATCGTGTTGCCCAACCGGATGACCTACGCGCTGACGCTGCCCGGTGCCCAGCGCGTGCTCAACGATTCGGTGCATCAGTACCAGATTTACCGGCTGGCCCGCCCGTTGGCTCCCGGCGATTCGATCCAGTTGAGCTGGACGGTGCAGCACCGGGCGAAAGGCATCGAGAACGAGATCGCCTTTGTGCAGCAAGTCAATCAAAACGGTTCGTTCTTTAATAATGCCGATGTGTCGCCGCAGATCGGCTACCAGAAAGAAGGCGAGATCAGCGGCAAAAACGACCGTAAGGAATACGATCTGCCCGAACGAGCCCGCATGCTGAAATTACAACGTACCTGTACCGACGCCTGTATGAACACCTACATCGGCGGCAATGCGGACTGGGTCAACGTGAAAACAACGATCAGTACCAGTCCTGATCAAATCGCCGTCGCGCCGGGTTCGTTGCGGAAGGAGTGGACAGGTAGCGATAAACAAGGGCGCCCGCGCCGCTACTTCAGCTACGCGCTCGATCATCCTTCGCTTAACTTTTACTCGTTCATTTCGGCGCAGTTTGAGGTTGACCGCACCAAGTGGAATGGCATTGATGTGGAGGTGTATTACGACAAAAAACACGCTTACAACGTCAGGAACATGAGCGAGTCGATCAAGCAGTCGCTGGCGTATTACACCGAGCATTTTGGACCCTACCGGCACAAGCAGGCCCGGATCATCGAGTTTCCGCGCTATGCGTCGTTTGCGCAGGCCTTCCCCGGCACCATGCCCTATTCAGAAAGCATCGGGTTCATTGCCAAGATCGATCCCGAGACCGACATCGACATGGTGAAGTACGTGGTCGCGCACGAGATGGGGCATCAGTGGTGGGCGCATCAGGTGATCGGGGCCGAAATGCAGGGTGCCACGTTGCTGTCGGAAACGATGGCGCAATACTCGGCCCTGATGGTGATGCAGAAAGCCTACGGTCGCGACCGGATGAAGCGGTTTTTGGGCTATGAGTCAGACAATTATCTCCAGGCGCGTGGGAGTGAATCGGAAAAAGAGGTACCCTTGGAAACGGTTGAGAACCAAGGGTATATTCATTACCGCAAGGGTAGTCTGGTGATGTTCAACCTGAAAGAGTTCATCGGTGAAACGGCGGTCAATACGGCGCTGCGTGATCTGGTTAATACGTATGCTTATCGACTACCACCGTACCCCACGTCGTACGCACTCGTTGACCGGCTGCGTACCCAAACGCCCGACAGCCTGCAATCGACCATCCGCGACCTGTTCGAGCAGATCACCATTTACGACAACCGCGCTACCACCGCTACGGCCAAAAAACGTAACGACGGCCAGTATGACGTGACCGTAACGGTGCAAACGGCCAAACTCCGCGCCGACTCGCTGGGTCGCGAAACGCCCCTGCCGCTCAATGACCTCATCGACGTGGGCGTGTATGGCAAACCGGCTGATGGCAAAAAAATTGGCAAGCTGTTGGCCATCCGCCGCACCCGCATGAAAAAGCCGTCAGGTACGTTCACATTCACGGTGAAAGAACCGCCCTATGAAGCGGGCGTCGACCCCCTCAGTTACCTCGCCGACCGCATACCGACCGATAATTTGAAGAAGGTGCAATAA
- a CDS encoding ABC transporter ATP-binding protein: MQLVLQNLSKTYANGVRALDNVSLTIPTGMYGLLGQNGAGKSTLMRTLATLQDADSGTAFLGDLDVLNQKEAVRRTLGYLPQEFGVYPRISATELLDHFALLKGVVNGRERTQLVEALLHRVNLFEHRKKAVSSYSGGMKQRFGIAQALIGDPQLIIVDEPTAGLDPGERNRFYNLLSEIGENVIVILSTHIVQDVMELCNNMAIIHQGRVLYGGTPSAAVASLSGKVWGKSITKAELPTYQQTHTIISSKLVGGKPQIHVLSEADPGDGFEAVVPDLEDVFFSEIQTGVARR, encoded by the coding sequence ATGCAGCTAGTTCTTCAAAATCTATCAAAAACATACGCCAATGGCGTTCGAGCGCTCGACAATGTTTCGCTAACCATCCCGACGGGTATGTACGGGTTGTTGGGCCAGAATGGAGCCGGTAAAAGCACGCTCATGCGCACGCTGGCCACCTTGCAGGATGCCGACAGCGGTACGGCTTTTCTGGGCGATCTGGATGTATTAAATCAGAAAGAAGCCGTTCGGCGGACGCTGGGCTATCTGCCTCAGGAATTCGGCGTGTACCCGCGTATCTCGGCCACCGAGTTGCTCGACCATTTTGCCCTGCTCAAGGGTGTTGTCAATGGTCGCGAACGTACCCAGCTCGTGGAGGCGCTGCTCCATCGCGTCAATCTATTCGAACATCGGAAGAAGGCCGTCAGCAGCTATTCGGGCGGTATGAAACAGCGCTTCGGCATTGCGCAGGCGCTCATCGGCGACCCGCAACTGATCATCGTGGATGAGCCCACGGCGGGCCTCGACCCCGGCGAGCGCAACCGGTTCTATAATCTGCTCTCCGAAATTGGCGAAAACGTCATCGTGATTCTGTCCACGCACATTGTGCAGGATGTGATGGAGCTCTGCAACAACATGGCGATCATCCATCAGGGCCGCGTGCTATATGGGGGCACGCCGTCTGCCGCCGTGGCTAGCCTTTCAGGAAAAGTGTGGGGCAAGTCGATCACGAAGGCCGAGCTGCCTACCTACCAGCAAACGCACACCATCATTTCCAGCAAGCTCGTCGGGGGCAAACCCCAGATCCACGTCCTGAGCGAAGCCGACCCCGGCGACGGGTTCGAGGCCGTCGTACCCGATCTGGAAGACGTGTTCTTTAGTGAGATTCAGACCGGAGTGGCACGCAGATGA
- the queA gene encoding tRNA preQ1(34) S-adenosylmethionine ribosyltransferase-isomerase QueA has protein sequence MKLSEFRFDLPESLIAKYPVERGESRLMVIDRKTKTIEHKKFGDILSYFNDGDSMVINNTKVFPARLYGNKEKTGAKIEVFLLRELNREMKLWDVLVDPARKIRVGNKLYFGDSDLVAEVIDNTTSRGRTIRFLFDGNHEEFMKAVDQLGEMPIPREIMRESVDADREHFQTVFAEHVGAVAAPTAGLHFTRAMMKRMEIKGIHFAPITLHIGLGTFRQVDVEDLTKHKTDSENFRIGPEAANIVNASLDAGKRVCAIGTTALKAIESSVSANARLKPVEGWTDRFIFPPYEFKIANSLLTNLHLPESVLLMMTSAFGGHELIKEAYQVAIKEKYRFFTYGDAMLIL, from the coding sequence ATGAAGCTATCCGAATTCCGATTCGACCTCCCCGAAAGTCTCATTGCCAAATATCCGGTTGAACGAGGCGAGTCGCGGTTGATGGTCATTGACCGCAAGACAAAAACCATTGAGCATAAAAAATTCGGCGACATCCTGAGCTACTTCAATGATGGCGATTCAATGGTCATCAACAACACCAAGGTGTTTCCCGCCCGGCTATACGGCAACAAGGAAAAGACCGGGGCCAAAATCGAAGTGTTCCTGCTGCGCGAATTGAACCGCGAAATGAAATTGTGGGACGTGCTGGTCGATCCGGCGCGTAAGATTCGGGTTGGTAACAAGCTTTATTTCGGCGATAGCGATCTGGTCGCCGAAGTCATCGACAACACCACCTCACGCGGGCGGACTATCCGCTTCCTGTTCGACGGCAATCACGAAGAGTTCATGAAGGCCGTTGACCAACTGGGTGAAATGCCCATTCCGCGCGAAATCATGCGCGAATCGGTCGATGCCGATCGTGAGCATTTCCAGACGGTTTTTGCCGAGCACGTTGGTGCCGTAGCCGCCCCCACGGCGGGCCTGCACTTCACCCGCGCCATGATGAAGCGGATGGAGATTAAGGGCATTCACTTCGCGCCCATCACGTTGCACATCGGGCTGGGTACGTTCCGGCAGGTCGACGTGGAAGACCTAACCAAGCACAAAACGGATTCGGAGAACTTCCGCATCGGGCCCGAGGCCGCCAACATCGTCAACGCCAGCCTCGACGCGGGCAAGCGCGTGTGCGCCATCGGGACCACGGCGTTGAAAGCCATCGAATCGTCGGTGTCGGCCAATGCCCGGCTCAAGCCCGTTGAAGGCTGGACCGACCGGTTTATCTTCCCGCCCTATGAGTTCAAAATCGCCAATTCACTGCTGACCAACCTGCATTTGCCGGAGTCGGTGCTGCTGATGATGACGTCGGCCTTCGGCGGTCACGAACTGATCAAAGAAGCCTATCAGGTTGCCATCAAAGAGAAGTACCGCTTCTTCACCTACGGCGACGCGATGCTGATCCTGTAA
- a CDS encoding 2-C-methyl-D-erythritol 4-phosphate cytidylyltransferase, protein MTRTDQFYAIIVAGGSGSRMKSDIAKQFLPLRGKPILQHTIEQFLAYSDTMPIRLVLPERDLPIWETLCAERRFRPANVTTVIGGASRFQSVRNGLASIPIEADKAGLVAVHDGVRPYVSPAIIAESFATASHRGSAVTCVPAKDSVRLVDADGRNTAVDRARVRLIQTPQTFRLDWFRQAFAVAEQPHFTDCASVLEFANYPITLIEGSYENIKITTPDDLK, encoded by the coding sequence TTGACACGTACCGATCAGTTCTACGCCATTATCGTGGCGGGTGGTAGTGGCAGCCGCATGAAAAGCGACATCGCCAAGCAGTTTTTGCCGTTGCGTGGTAAGCCCATCCTGCAACACACCATCGAGCAGTTTCTGGCTTATTCCGACACCATGCCGATCCGGCTCGTGCTGCCCGAACGCGACCTGCCCATCTGGGAGACACTCTGCGCCGAACGCCGGTTTCGCCCGGCCAACGTCACGACGGTCATCGGTGGTGCGTCGCGCTTCCAGTCGGTACGAAACGGACTGGCCAGCATTCCTATCGAGGCGGACAAAGCGGGGCTGGTAGCCGTACACGACGGCGTGCGCCCCTATGTCTCGCCCGCCATTATCGCCGAAAGCTTTGCCACGGCCTCGCACCGGGGCAGCGCCGTGACCTGCGTGCCGGCCAAAGATTCGGTACGCCTTGTCGACGCCGACGGCCGTAACACCGCTGTCGATCGGGCGCGGGTACGGCTGATTCAAACGCCCCAGACCTTCCGGCTCGACTGGTTCCGGCAGGCTTTCGCTGTGGCCGAACAACCTCATTTTACCGACTGCGCCAGTGTGCTGGAATTTGCCAACTACCCGATCACGCTGATCGAGGGTTCCTACGAAAATATCAAGATCACCACGCCCGACGATCTAAAGTGA